The following are from one region of the Coffea eugenioides isolate CCC68of chromosome 2, Ceug_1.0, whole genome shotgun sequence genome:
- the LOC113762142 gene encoding lipase 3-like isoform X4 yields MAGGISFTASADWLHRYFFAYAGLKSVTTDFGDGTVMHCWVPKTAEPSKPNLLLLHGFGANAMWQYREHLRHLVPRFNTYVPDLLFFGESSTKSPERTEEFQAQCVMKLMELHGVQKMNLVGISYGGFVGYSMAVQFPEAIEKLVLCSTGVCSEEKDMEKGLFPIPDLDEAAEVLVPQTPDKLQELFNLTFVKPVKRVPSCFLTDFIDVMCTDHVKEKRELIKNILKDRQLSKIPRITQPTLIIWGEQDQIFPVELGHRMKRHRRFWSS; encoded by the exons ATGGCAGGAGGCATTAGCTTCACAGCATCAGCAGATTGGCTTCATAGGTACTTTTTCGCCTACGCTGGCCTCAAATCTGTCACAACAGATTTTGGGGATGGTACCGTCATGCATTGTTGGGTGCCAAAAACGGCCGAACCATCGAAACCTAATCTTCTGCTGCTGCATGGCTTTGGAGCCAATGCAATGTGGCAATACCGGGAGCATCTCCGCCACCTCGTGCCAAGGTTCAACACCTACGTCCCTGATCTCCTCTTTTTTGGCGAATCCTCGACCAAGAGTCCCGAGAGAACGGAGGAATTCCAGGCACAATGTGTCATGAAATTGATGGAGCTGCACGGGGTACAAAAGATGAACTTGGTGGGCATAAGTTATGGTGGGTTTGTAGGGTACAGCATGGCGGTACAGTTTCCCGAGGCAATAGAGAAATTGGTTCTATGTTCCACCGGTGTTTGCTCGGAGGAGAAGGATATGGAGAAGGGTCTGTTCCCGATTCCGGATTTAGACGAGGCTGCTGAAGTTTTGGTGCCCCAGACCCCGGATAAACTTCAGGAACTGTTCAATCTTACATTCGTCAAGCCTGTCAAAAGAGTCCCCTCGTGCTTCCTTACAGATTTTATTGAT GTAATGTGCACAGACCACGTAAAAGAGAAGAGGGAACTCATAAAAAATATACTCAAAGATCGACAGCTCTCAAAGATTCCCAGAATCACACAG CCCACATTGATCATATGGGGGGAGCAGGATCAAATCTTCCCCGTGGAATTGGGTCACAGAATGAAAAG GCATCGACGCTTTTGGAGCAGCTAA
- the LOC113762142 gene encoding pimeloyl-[acyl-carrier protein] methyl ester esterase-like isoform X2 produces MAGGISFTASADWLHRYFFAYAGLKSVTTDFGDGTVMHCWVPKTAEPSKPNLLLLHGFGANAMWQYREHLRHLVPRFNTYVPDLLFFGESSTKSPERTEEFQAQCVMKLMELHGVQKMNLVGISYGGFVGYSMAVQFPEAIEKLVLCSTGVCSEEKDMEKGLFPIPDLDEAAEVLVPQTPDKLQELFNLTFVKPVKRVPSCFLTDFIDVMCTDHVKEKRELIKNILKDRQLSKIPRITQMDGLISFLIQNGIIFETAHIDHMGGAGSNLPRGIGSQNEKASTLLEQLINNCLVFHKSNAVKIVVNYTEYVELNHLIIIGRWLD; encoded by the exons ATGGCAGGAGGCATTAGCTTCACAGCATCAGCAGATTGGCTTCATAGGTACTTTTTCGCCTACGCTGGCCTCAAATCTGTCACAACAGATTTTGGGGATGGTACCGTCATGCATTGTTGGGTGCCAAAAACGGCCGAACCATCGAAACCTAATCTTCTGCTGCTGCATGGCTTTGGAGCCAATGCAATGTGGCAATACCGGGAGCATCTCCGCCACCTCGTGCCAAGGTTCAACACCTACGTCCCTGATCTCCTCTTTTTTGGCGAATCCTCGACCAAGAGTCCCGAGAGAACGGAGGAATTCCAGGCACAATGTGTCATGAAATTGATGGAGCTGCACGGGGTACAAAAGATGAACTTGGTGGGCATAAGTTATGGTGGGTTTGTAGGGTACAGCATGGCGGTACAGTTTCCCGAGGCAATAGAGAAATTGGTTCTATGTTCCACCGGTGTTTGCTCGGAGGAGAAGGATATGGAGAAGGGTCTGTTCCCGATTCCGGATTTAGACGAGGCTGCTGAAGTTTTGGTGCCCCAGACCCCGGATAAACTTCAGGAACTGTTCAATCTTACATTCGTCAAGCCTGTCAAAAGAGTCCCCTCGTGCTTCCTTACAGATTTTATTGAT GTAATGTGCACAGACCACGTAAAAGAGAAGAGGGAACTCATAAAAAATATACTCAAAGATCGACAGCTCTCAAAGATTCCCAGAATCACACAG ATGGATGGACTAATTTCTTTCTTGATTCAAAATGGTATCATATTTGAAACAGCCCACATTGATCATATGGGGGGAGCAGGATCAAATCTTCCCCGTGGAATTGGGTCACAGAATGAAAAG GCATCGACGCTTTTGGAGCAGCTAATCAACAACTGCCTCGTCTTTCACAAATCCAATGCAGTGAAGATTGTTGTGAACTATACGGAGTATGTGGAACTTAATCACCTAATAATTATTGGACGATGGTTGGATTAG
- the LOC113762142 gene encoding monoacylglycerol lipase ABHD6-like isoform X1, translated as MAGGISFTASADWLHRYFFAYAGLKSVTTDFGDGTVMHCWVPKTAEPSKPNLLLLHGFGANAMWQYREHLRHLVPRFNTYVPDLLFFGESSTKSPERTEEFQAQCVMKLMELHGVQKMNLVGISYGGFVGYSMAVQFPEAIEKLVLCSTGVCSEEKDMEKGLFPIPDLDEAAEVLVPQTPDKLQELFNLTFVKPVKRVPSCFLTDFIDVMCTDHVKEKRELIKNILKDRQLSKIPRITQPTLIIWGEQDQIFPVELGHRMKRHIGENARIEVIKHAGHGVNLEKPKEFNKHLKTFLVDSSDSAPCSSSSSHSLINYYRHRRFWSS; from the exons ATGGCAGGAGGCATTAGCTTCACAGCATCAGCAGATTGGCTTCATAGGTACTTTTTCGCCTACGCTGGCCTCAAATCTGTCACAACAGATTTTGGGGATGGTACCGTCATGCATTGTTGGGTGCCAAAAACGGCCGAACCATCGAAACCTAATCTTCTGCTGCTGCATGGCTTTGGAGCCAATGCAATGTGGCAATACCGGGAGCATCTCCGCCACCTCGTGCCAAGGTTCAACACCTACGTCCCTGATCTCCTCTTTTTTGGCGAATCCTCGACCAAGAGTCCCGAGAGAACGGAGGAATTCCAGGCACAATGTGTCATGAAATTGATGGAGCTGCACGGGGTACAAAAGATGAACTTGGTGGGCATAAGTTATGGTGGGTTTGTAGGGTACAGCATGGCGGTACAGTTTCCCGAGGCAATAGAGAAATTGGTTCTATGTTCCACCGGTGTTTGCTCGGAGGAGAAGGATATGGAGAAGGGTCTGTTCCCGATTCCGGATTTAGACGAGGCTGCTGAAGTTTTGGTGCCCCAGACCCCGGATAAACTTCAGGAACTGTTCAATCTTACATTCGTCAAGCCTGTCAAAAGAGTCCCCTCGTGCTTCCTTACAGATTTTATTGAT GTAATGTGCACAGACCACGTAAAAGAGAAGAGGGAACTCATAAAAAATATACTCAAAGATCGACAGCTCTCAAAGATTCCCAGAATCACACAG CCCACATTGATCATATGGGGGGAGCAGGATCAAATCTTCCCCGTGGAATTGGGTCACAGAATGAAAAG GCATATTGGGGAAAATGCTCGAATTGAGGTGATTAAACATGCAGGACATGGCGTCAACTTGGAGAAGCCTAAGGAATTTAACAAACATCTCAAAACATTTCTTGTTGATTCTTCTGATTCCGCCCCctgctcctcctcctcctcccatTCCTTGATTAATTACTACAGGCATCGACGCTTTTGGAGCAGCTAA
- the LOC113762142 gene encoding pimeloyl-[acyl-carrier protein] methyl ester esterase-like isoform X3: MAGGISFTASADWLHRYFFAYAGLKSVTTDFGDGTVMHCWVPKTAEPSKPNLLLLHGFGANAMWQYREHLRHLVPRFNTYVPDLLFFGESSTKSPERTEEFQAQCVMKLMELHGVQKMNLVGISYGGFVGYSMAVQFPEAIEKLVLCSTGVCSEEKDMEKGLFPIPDLDEAAEVLVPQTPDKLQELFNLTFVKPVKRVPSCFLTDFIDVMCTDHVKEKRELIKNILKDRQLSKIPRITQMDGLISFLIQNGIIFETAHIDHMGGAGSNLPRGIGSQNEKAYWGKCSN, from the exons ATGGCAGGAGGCATTAGCTTCACAGCATCAGCAGATTGGCTTCATAGGTACTTTTTCGCCTACGCTGGCCTCAAATCTGTCACAACAGATTTTGGGGATGGTACCGTCATGCATTGTTGGGTGCCAAAAACGGCCGAACCATCGAAACCTAATCTTCTGCTGCTGCATGGCTTTGGAGCCAATGCAATGTGGCAATACCGGGAGCATCTCCGCCACCTCGTGCCAAGGTTCAACACCTACGTCCCTGATCTCCTCTTTTTTGGCGAATCCTCGACCAAGAGTCCCGAGAGAACGGAGGAATTCCAGGCACAATGTGTCATGAAATTGATGGAGCTGCACGGGGTACAAAAGATGAACTTGGTGGGCATAAGTTATGGTGGGTTTGTAGGGTACAGCATGGCGGTACAGTTTCCCGAGGCAATAGAGAAATTGGTTCTATGTTCCACCGGTGTTTGCTCGGAGGAGAAGGATATGGAGAAGGGTCTGTTCCCGATTCCGGATTTAGACGAGGCTGCTGAAGTTTTGGTGCCCCAGACCCCGGATAAACTTCAGGAACTGTTCAATCTTACATTCGTCAAGCCTGTCAAAAGAGTCCCCTCGTGCTTCCTTACAGATTTTATTGAT GTAATGTGCACAGACCACGTAAAAGAGAAGAGGGAACTCATAAAAAATATACTCAAAGATCGACAGCTCTCAAAGATTCCCAGAATCACACAG ATGGATGGACTAATTTCTTTCTTGATTCAAAATGGTATCATATTTGAAACAGCCCACATTGATCATATGGGGGGAGCAGGATCAAATCTTCCCCGTGGAATTGGGTCACAGAATGAAAAG GCATATTGGGGAAAATGCTCGAATTGA